A window of the Streptomyces formicae genome harbors these coding sequences:
- a CDS encoding ABC transporter substrate-binding protein, which translates to MRTLRTVPTLAAGTCALGLLALTACGAADTGKSTDVGGEKTVKLTVPSWVGAQANVAVAKEILEQELGYTVKSQQMGEVLAWDALSKGDTDAILEDWGHPKEEKQYVETKKTVVKGGDLGVTGHIGWFVPKYFADEHPDVTDWKNLDKYAKEFRTAESGDKGELLEGSPDYVTNDDAIIANLKLDLKTNYAGSEAAQITAIKKYAKEKKPFLTYWWTPQWLNAQIDMVEVKLPEYKEGCDADPKKVACAYPNTPLQKFFNADFAKNGGEAAEFLKNFKWTTDQQNEVALMIADQKLSPEAAAKKWVKANEATWKAWLPKK; encoded by the coding sequence ATGCGTACGTTGCGTACCGTCCCGACCCTCGCCGCGGGCACCTGCGCCCTCGGCCTGCTCGCGCTGACCGCCTGCGGTGCCGCCGACACCGGCAAGAGCACCGACGTCGGTGGCGAGAAGACCGTGAAGCTGACCGTCCCCTCCTGGGTCGGCGCCCAGGCCAACGTGGCCGTGGCCAAGGAGATCCTCGAACAGGAGCTCGGCTACACCGTCAAGTCCCAGCAGATGGGCGAGGTGCTGGCCTGGGACGCGCTGTCCAAGGGCGACACCGACGCGATCCTGGAGGACTGGGGCCACCCGAAGGAGGAGAAGCAGTACGTCGAGACGAAGAAGACCGTCGTCAAGGGCGGCGATCTCGGCGTGACAGGGCACATCGGCTGGTTCGTGCCGAAGTACTTCGCGGACGAGCACCCCGATGTCACCGACTGGAAGAACCTCGACAAGTACGCCAAGGAGTTCCGCACCGCGGAGAGCGGCGACAAGGGCGAACTGCTGGAGGGCTCGCCCGACTACGTCACCAACGACGACGCGATCATCGCCAATCTGAAGCTGGACCTGAAGACGAACTACGCGGGCTCCGAGGCCGCCCAGATCACGGCGATCAAGAAGTACGCGAAGGAGAAGAAGCCCTTCCTCACGTACTGGTGGACCCCGCAGTGGCTGAACGCCCAGATCGACATGGTCGAGGTCAAGCTGCCCGAGTACAAGGAGGGCTGCGACGCCGACCCGAAGAAGGTCGCGTGCGCCTACCCGAACACGCCGCTGCAGAAGTTCTTCAACGCGGACTTCGCGAAGAACGGGGGCGAAGCGGCGGAGTTCCTGAAGAACTTCAAGTGGACCACCGATCAGCAGAACGAGGTCGCGCTGATGATCGCGGACCAGAAGCTGTCGCCGGAGGCGGCGGCGAAGAAGTGGGTGAAGGCGAACGAGGCGACCTGGAAGGCGTGGCTCCCCAAGAAGTGA
- a CDS encoding carboxymuconolactone decarboxylase family protein — MTNETNHEHTPRMQWSTHAPEVYKAMVRLDAAARQGVDPTLLELVKIRASQLNHCAFCLDMHTKDALAAGESVDRIIQLSAWEESRHFYTAREIAAIELTEAVTVLTDGFVPDEVYERAAKQFDEAELAQLIAAITVINAWNRFAVTTRMVPGHYTPGQYKSHS, encoded by the coding sequence ATGACGAACGAGACGAATCACGAGCACACCCCGCGCATGCAGTGGTCCACGCACGCCCCCGAGGTCTACAAGGCCATGGTCAGGCTGGACGCGGCCGCCCGCCAGGGCGTCGACCCCACGCTGCTGGAGCTGGTGAAGATCCGCGCCTCGCAGCTCAACCACTGCGCCTTCTGCCTCGACATGCACACCAAGGACGCGCTCGCGGCAGGCGAGTCGGTCGACCGGATCATCCAGCTCAGCGCGTGGGAGGAGTCACGGCACTTCTACACCGCCAGGGAGATCGCGGCGATCGAGCTGACGGAGGCGGTGACCGTGCTGACCGACGGTTTCGTCCCGGACGAGGTGTACGAGCGGGCCGCGAAGCAGTTCGACGAGGCGGAGCTGGCGCAGCTCATCGCCGCGATCACGGTCATCAACGCGTGGAACAGGTTCGCCGTGACCACCCGCATGGTCCCGGGCCACTACACGCCGGGCCAGTACAAGAGCCACTCGTGA
- a CDS encoding PLP-dependent aminotransferase family protein: MTDDWATFGADLHVELRGTGLRTGLMDALREAVRTGRLTPGTRLPSSRTLAADLGIARNTVADAYAELVAEGWLTARQGSGTRVARRAAPSARRPAAAAAPRPSPARSRPAYSLVAGSPDLASFPRAEWLKAARRALTAAPHEAFGYGDTRGRIELRTALADYLARARGVYAEPGRIVVCSGFVHGLMLLAAVLRRRRVREVAVESYGLDLHWRRLTEAGLRLPALPFDERGTRTEELAGPELKGVGAVLLTPAHQFPMGVALQPGRRAAAVDWARRTNGLILEDDYDGEFRYDRQPVGALQGLDPDRVVYLGTASKALAPGLRVGWMVLPESLAEEVAAAKGESDWASGTPDQLTLAEFIASGAYDRHVRAMRLRYRRRRDQLVAALAERAPGIRVSGIAAGLHAVLELPPGTEASVVQAAAWQGLALEGLARFRHPATPATRDALVVGYGTPPDSAWSGALDALCRVLP, encoded by the coding sequence ATGACGGATGACTGGGCCACTTTCGGTGCCGACCTCCATGTGGAGCTACGCGGTACGGGGCTGCGCACGGGGCTGATGGACGCCCTGCGGGAGGCCGTGCGCACCGGGCGGCTGACGCCCGGCACCCGGCTGCCCTCGTCCCGTACCCTCGCCGCCGACCTGGGCATCGCCCGCAACACCGTCGCCGACGCCTACGCCGAACTCGTCGCCGAGGGCTGGCTCACCGCCCGCCAGGGCTCGGGCACCCGCGTCGCCCGCCGTGCGGCGCCCAGCGCCCGCCGGCCCGCCGCGGCCGCCGCGCCACGGCCGAGCCCCGCGCGGAGCCGGCCCGCGTACAGCCTGGTGGCCGGCTCACCGGACCTCGCGTCCTTCCCGCGCGCGGAATGGCTCAAGGCCGCGCGCCGCGCCCTGACCGCCGCCCCGCACGAGGCCTTCGGCTACGGCGACACCCGCGGGCGCATCGAGCTGCGCACCGCGCTCGCCGACTACCTGGCGCGGGCGCGCGGGGTCTACGCGGAGCCCGGCAGGATCGTCGTCTGCTCCGGATTCGTCCACGGGCTGATGCTGCTCGCGGCGGTGCTGCGAAGGCGACGGGTGCGGGAGGTCGCGGTGGAGTCGTACGGCCTCGATCTGCACTGGCGGCGGCTGACGGAGGCGGGGCTGCGGCTGCCCGCGCTGCCCTTCGACGAGCGCGGCACCCGCACCGAGGAGCTGGCCGGGCCGGAGCTGAAGGGCGTCGGCGCGGTGCTGCTCACGCCCGCGCACCAGTTCCCGATGGGGGTCGCGCTCCAGCCCGGCCGGCGGGCCGCCGCCGTCGACTGGGCGCGGCGCACGAACGGGCTGATCCTGGAGGACGACTACGACGGGGAGTTCCGCTACGACCGCCAGCCCGTCGGCGCGCTCCAGGGCCTCGACCCCGACCGCGTCGTCTACCTCGGCACGGCGAGCAAGGCCCTGGCCCCGGGCCTGCGGGTGGGCTGGATGGTGCTCCCGGAGAGCCTGGCCGAGGAGGTCGCGGCCGCGAAGGGCGAGTCGGACTGGGCCTCGGGCACGCCGGACCAGCTGACGCTCGCGGAGTTCATCGCCTCGGGCGCGTACGACCGCCATGTGCGCGCCATGCGCCTGCGCTACCGGCGCCGCCGCGACCAACTCGTCGCAGCCCTCGCCGAACGCGCCCCCGGCATCCGGGTCAGCGGCATCGCGGCCGGCCTGCACGCGGTCCTCGAACTCCCGCCGGGCACGGAGGCATCCGTCGTCCAGGCCGCGGCCTGGCAGGGGCTGGCCCTGGAGGGCCTCGCCCGCTTCCGGCACCCCGCCACCCCGGCCACGCGCGACGCCCTCGTCGTCGGCTACGGCACCCCGCCGGACAGCGCCTGGTCGGGCGCGCTGGACGCGCTGTGCCGGGTCCTGCCGTAG
- a CDS encoding glutathionylspermidine synthase family protein, with the protein MKRHTIDPRPGWQETVEEQGLIYPLTRYPDGSLRPYWDESAYYEFSLPEVEALEEVVEELHAMCLAAAAHIVEQDRFADLGITDPRLVGRVAQSWRRRAELPSIYGRFDLRYDGTGPAKMLEYNADTPTSLVEAASPQWFWMEERFPGADQWNSLHERLVDAWKRQAPLLPPGPLHFVHSDGDELGEDLMTVAYLRETAQQAGLSTEALSVERIGWDRLSGRFVDDRLRFIRSCFKLYPWEWLTTDRFGPHVLDTLDNGGGTGTTCWIEPAWKMLLSNKALLAVLWELYPGHPNLLPAYLDGPRELAERGGYVAKPLLGREGAGVTLHEPGEPPVVREEPFCYQELAPLPDFDGNRVVLGAWVVENEAAGLGIRESSGLVTDEYARFLPHVIL; encoded by the coding sequence ATGAAACGTCACACCATCGACCCGCGCCCCGGCTGGCAGGAGACCGTCGAGGAGCAGGGCCTGATCTATCCGCTCACCCGCTACCCGGACGGCTCGCTGCGCCCGTACTGGGACGAGAGCGCGTACTACGAGTTCTCGCTGCCCGAGGTCGAGGCGCTGGAGGAGGTCGTCGAGGAACTGCACGCCATGTGCCTGGCCGCGGCCGCGCACATCGTGGAGCAGGACCGCTTCGCCGACCTCGGCATCACCGACCCCCGGCTGGTCGGGCGGGTCGCCCAGTCCTGGCGCCGCCGCGCCGAACTGCCCTCCATCTACGGGCGGTTCGACCTGCGCTACGACGGCACGGGACCGGCGAAGATGCTGGAGTACAACGCCGACACACCCACCTCGCTGGTCGAGGCGGCGAGCCCGCAGTGGTTCTGGATGGAGGAGCGCTTTCCCGGCGCCGACCAGTGGAACTCCCTGCACGAGCGGCTCGTCGACGCCTGGAAGCGGCAGGCCCCGCTGCTGCCCCCCGGTCCCCTCCACTTCGTCCACTCCGACGGCGACGAGCTGGGCGAGGACCTGATGACGGTCGCGTATCTGCGCGAGACCGCTCAGCAGGCCGGGCTCTCCACCGAGGCGCTGTCGGTGGAGCGGATCGGCTGGGACCGGCTGTCGGGGCGGTTCGTGGACGACCGGCTGCGCTTCATCCGCAGCTGCTTCAAGCTCTATCCGTGGGAGTGGCTGACGACCGACCGCTTCGGCCCGCACGTCCTCGACACCCTGGACAACGGCGGCGGCACCGGCACCACCTGCTGGATCGAGCCCGCCTGGAAGATGCTGCTCTCCAACAAGGCCCTGCTGGCGGTGTTGTGGGAGCTCTACCCCGGGCACCCGAACCTGCTGCCCGCCTACCTCGACGGCCCGCGTGAACTCGCCGAGCGGGGCGGCTACGTGGCCAAGCCGCTCCTCGGCCGCGAGGGCGCGGGCGTCACCCTGCACGAGCCGGGCGAGCCGCCCGTCGTACGCGAAGAACCCTTCTGCTACCAGGAGTTGGCCCCGCTGCCCGACTTCGACGGCAACAGGGTCGTGCTGGGCGCCTGGGTCGTCGAGAACGAGGCGGCGGGGCTCGGCATCCGCGAGTCGTCCGGCCTCGTCACCGACGAGTACGCCCGCTTCCTCCCGCACGTGATCCTCTAG
- the rocD gene encoding ornithine--oxo-acid transaminase, giving the protein MSVTERAIASAEAHSAHNYHPLPIVVASADGAWMTDVEGRRYLDMLAGYSALNFGHGNRRLIDAAKAQLERVTLTSRAFFHDRFAEFCTQLAELCGMEMVLPMNTGAEAVETAVKTARKWGYKVKGVPPGQAKIVVAANNFHGRTTTIISFSTDPEARADFGPYTPGFEIVPYGDLTALEHAVSANTVAVLLEPIQGEAGVLVPPPGYLAGVRELTRERNVLFIADEIQSGLGRTGRTFACEHEGVVPDMYILGKALGGGVVPVSAVVSSNEVLGVYQPGEHGSTFGGNPLACAVALEVIAMLRSGEFQQRATELGEHLHHELGLLVGGGAVEAVRGRGLWAGVDILPSHGTGREISEKLMDRGVLVKDTHGSTIRIAPPLVISKEDLDWGLDQLRAVLAGQ; this is encoded by the coding sequence GTGTCTGTTACGGAGAGAGCGATCGCCTCCGCAGAGGCGCACAGCGCCCACAACTACCACCCGCTGCCCATCGTGGTCGCCTCGGCGGACGGCGCCTGGATGACGGACGTCGAGGGGCGCCGCTACCTCGACATGCTCGCCGGGTACTCGGCGCTCAACTTCGGCCACGGCAACCGGCGGCTGATCGACGCCGCGAAGGCCCAGCTGGAGCGGGTCACGCTGACGTCCCGGGCGTTCTTCCACGACCGGTTCGCCGAGTTCTGCACCCAGCTGGCGGAGCTGTGCGGCATGGAGATGGTGCTGCCCATGAACACCGGGGCGGAGGCGGTGGAGACCGCCGTGAAGACCGCCCGGAAGTGGGGGTACAAGGTCAAGGGCGTCCCGCCCGGCCAGGCGAAGATCGTCGTGGCGGCCAACAACTTCCACGGCCGTACGACGACGATCATCAGCTTCTCCACCGACCCCGAGGCCCGCGCCGACTTCGGCCCCTACACGCCGGGCTTCGAGATCGTCCCGTACGGCGACCTCACCGCCCTTGAGCACGCGGTCAGCGCGAACACGGTGGCGGTGCTGCTGGAGCCGATCCAGGGCGAGGCGGGGGTCCTGGTGCCGCCGCCGGGCTATCTCGCCGGGGTCCGGGAGCTGACCCGCGAGCGGAACGTGCTGTTCATCGCCGACGAGATCCAGTCGGGCCTGGGCCGCACCGGCCGCACCTTCGCCTGCGAGCACGAGGGCGTCGTCCCGGACATGTACATCCTGGGCAAGGCCCTGGGCGGCGGGGTCGTGCCCGTCTCGGCCGTCGTCTCCTCCAATGAGGTGCTCGGGGTCTACCAGCCGGGCGAGCACGGATCGACGTTCGGCGGCAATCCGCTGGCCTGCGCGGTGGCGCTGGAGGTCATCGCGATGCTGCGCTCGGGCGAGTTCCAGCAGCGGGCCACCGAGCTGGGCGAGCACCTCCACCATGAGCTGGGCCTGCTGGTGGGCGGGGGCGCCGTGGAGGCGGTGCGCGGACGCGGGCTGTGGGCCGGGGTCGACATCCTCCCGTCGCACGGCACGGGCCGGGAGATCTCCGAGAAGCTGATGGACCGCGGTGTGCTGGTGAAGGACACTCACGGTTCGACGATCCGGATCGCCCCGCCGCTGGTCATCAGCAAGGAGGACCTGGACTGGGGCCTCGACCAGCTGCGCGCGGTGCTGGCCGGCCAGTGA